The following coding sequences lie in one Saimiri boliviensis isolate mSaiBol1 chromosome 6, mSaiBol1.pri, whole genome shotgun sequence genomic window:
- the AP5B1 gene encoding AP-5 complex subunit beta-1, whose translation MGPLSREVWAQRLGAFRASPSAFMAGPEAEDLGRDLLGDLRSEKLSEQTKVSLLALSLEYPAQLWPDASAAEVAATSLLDTLVLLPPRPSALRRPLLLAATTALAVGGALGPTSGASCRLLPLLLGLAVGSDLGRGFVPASEQRPLQATACECLRELESCKPGLLGGSLGLLRGLLGQEGPVQPLSLLLSLALRNTLVLQSRAGAGLGALLTARVSPTGGGPWDWTLVEEGDGHLQPQAPSWPVAEEGEGECSLTAREHNPEEARELRAAVAQLLDTSYLLTPVAQAQLLWLLGWALRGLQGQPPALFKPQLVRLLGTAQLTLMHAVLALKAAFGEALFTAQDETLLLRRLTLAAQHPALPLSTHLFYLHCLLSFPENCPLGPVGEEAAPLLLGPQLCRGLLPSLLHEPMALLARLHLLCLLCAEDEEEEEKGQLPSPGHYLEELLASLWQRAALEGGPRALATLCFQASYLVARCLAGQPTVLTPLIHGLAQLYRARPMLAPHFVDLLDHVGPELREPLKVVLRQEVVSRPGRDEALCWHLQMLARVADGDAQSATLNFLQAAAAHCTSWDLQQGLLQVCRALLRAGVGGGLVDLLQVLARQLEDPDGRDHARLYYILLAHLAGPKLGVALGPSLAAPALASSLVAENQGFVAALMVQEAPALIRLSVGSHEVKGPLPVLQLLPEALEPIYSLELRFRVEGQLYAPLGAVHVPCLCPGRPARPLLLPLQPRRPAPTRLDVHALYTTSTGLTCHVHLPPLFVNFADLFLPFPQPPEGAGLGFFEELWDSCLPEGAESRVWCPLGPQGLEGLVSRHLEPFVVVAQPPTSYYVAIHLPPDSKLLLRLEAAQADGVPVALRTDDWAVLPLVGDYLRGLAAAI comes from the exons ATGGGGCCCCTAAGCCGGGAGGTCTGGGCCCAGCGCCTGGGGGCCTTCCGGGCCAGCCCGTCCGCCTTCATGGCAGGTCCCGAGGCGGAGGATTTGGGTCGCGACCTGCTGGGCGACCTGAGGAGTGAGAAGCTGAGCGAACAGACCAAG GTTTCCCTGCTGGCCCTGAGCTTGGAGTACCCAGCCCAGCTGTGGCCCGACGCCTCTGCGGCCGAGGTGGCTGCCACCTCCCTGTTGGACACCCTGGTCCTCCTACCCCCGCGGCCCTCAGCTCTCCGCCGACCCCTGCTGCTGGCGGCCACCACAGCCCTGGCGGTGGGCGGCGCGCTAGGCCCCACCTCGGGCGCCTCCTGCCGGCTTCTGCCCCTACTTCTCGGCCTGGCCGTGGGCAGCGATCTGGGGCGAGGCTTTGTCCCCGCCTCGGAACAGCGTCCCTTGCAGGCCACCGCCTGCGAGTGCCTGCGAGAGCTAGAGAGCTGCAAGCCCGGGCTGCTTGGGGGCTCCCTGGGGCTGCTGCGGGGCCTGCTGGGGCAGGAGGGCCCTGTCCAGCCGCTCAGCCTGCTGCTGTCCCTTGCTTTGCGAAACACCCTGGTGCTCCAGTCCCGGGCTGGGGCTGGCCTGGGGGCACTGCTCACGGCTAGAGTTTCCCCAACTGGGGGTGGTCCCTGGGACTGGACACTGGTGGAGGAGGGCGATGGACACCTTCAGCCCCAGGCACCCAGCTGGCCGGTagctgaggagggagagggggagtgCAGCCTTACAGCACGAGAGCACAACCCTGAGGAGGCGCGCGAGCTGCGGGCTGCGGTGGCCCAGCTTCTGGACACCTCCTATCTACTCACTCCTGtggcccaggcccagctcctgTGGCTGCTGGGCTGGGCCCTGCGGGGTCTGCAGGGACAGCCACCAGCACTCTTCAAGCCGCAGCTGGTACGGCTGCTAGGCACAGCACAGCTGACACTAATGCACGCAGTGCTTGCACTCAAGGCGGCCTTCGGTGAGGCCCTGTTCACAGCGCAGGATGAAACGCTGCTGCTCCGCCGGCTCACCTTGGCTGCCCAGCACCCTGCTCTGCCTCTGTCCACCCACCTCTTTTACCTGCACTGCCTCCTGAGCTTCCCTGAGAACTGTCCACTCGGCCCCGTGGGTGAGGAGGCCGCCCCACTGCTGCTAGGGCCCCAGCTATGCCGTGGTCTCCTGCCCAGTCTGCTGCATGAGCCGATGGCCCTCCTGGCCCGCCTGCATTTGTTGTGCCTGCTCTGTGCCGAAGacgaagaagaggaggagaaaggccAGCTTCCAAGCCCAGGGCACTACCTGGAAGAGCTGCTGGCCAGCTTGTGGCAGAGGGCAGCCCTGGAAGGGGGCCCCCGGGCCTTGGCCACTCTCTGCTTCCAGGCCTCATACCTGGTTGCCCGCTGCCTGGCTGGGCAGCCTACGGTGCTGACGCCTTTGATCCACGGACTGGCCCAGCTGTACCGAGCCCGGCCCATGCTGGCTCCCCACTTTGTGGACCTCTTGGATCACGTGGGCCCTGAGCTGAGGGAGCCCCTGAAGGTGGTGTTGCGGCAGGAGGTGGTGTCCAGGCCGGGCAGGGATGAAGCTCTTTGCTGGCACCTGCAAATGCTGGCAAGGGTGGCAGATGGAGATGCCCAGAGTGCTACCCTCAACTTTCTACAGGCTGCGGCTGCCCACTGCACGAGCTGGGACCTACAGCAGGGCCTGCTGCAGGTCTGCCGGGCACTGCTgcgggcaggggtggggggtggcctGGTCGACTTGCTGCAGGTACTGGCCAGGCAGCTGGAGGACCCTGATGGGCGTGACCACGCCCGACTCTACTACATCCTCCTGGCACACCTGGCAGGACCCAAGTTGGGGGTGGCCCTGGGCCCCTCCCTTGCCGCACCTGCACTGGCCTCTTCACTGGTGGCCGAGAACCAGGGTTTTGTGGCAGCACTGATGGTGCAGGAGGCCCCGGCCCTGATACGGCTGAGCGTGGGGTCCCATGAGGTCAAGGGCCCACTCCCAGTGCTGCAGCTCCTGCCAGAGGCGCTGGAGCCCATCTACTCTCTGGAGCTGCGCTTCCGTGTGGAAGGACAACTATATGCACCCCTAGGGGCTGTCCATGTGCCCTGCCTGTGTCCTGGTCGCCCTGCCCGCCCTCTGCTCCTGCCCCTGCAGCCCCGACGCCCAGCCCCAACACGGCTGGATGTCCACGCCCTTTACACTACATCCACCGGTCTCACGTGCCATGTCCACTTGCCACCCCTGTTCGTGAACTTTGCTGACCTCTTTCTGCCTTTCCCCCAGCCACCAGAGGGGGCCGGTCTGGGCTTCTTTGAGGAGCTCTGGGATTCCTGCCTGCCAGAGGGTGCTGAGAGTCGTGTGTGGTGTCCGCTTGGGCCACAGGGCCTGGAGGGCTTGGTGTCTCGCCACCTGGAACCTTTCGTGGTGGTGGCCCAGCCCCCTACCAGCTACTATGTAGCGATTCACCTTCCCCCGGACTCAAAGCTGCTGCTGCGGCTGGAGGCGGCCCAGGCAGATGGAGTGCCTGTGGCCCTGCGGACTGATGACTGGGCCGTGCTGCCCCTGGTAGGGGACTACCTCCGAGGGCTGGCGGCTGCCATCTGA
- the OVOL1 gene encoding putative transcription factor Ovo-like 1, translating to MPRAFLVKKPCVSTCKRNWSELPDEERGEIYVPVSLGFCPPQPYREPEPSVAEPPSCPLALNMSLRDSSYSVAPAPCVVAQLPSEDMGHLTDPQSRDHGFLRTKMKVTLGDSPSGDLFTCHICQKAFTYQRMLNRHMKCHNDVKRHLCTYCGKGFNDTFDLKRHVRTHTGVRPYKCSLCDKAFTQRCSLESHLKKIHGVQQKYAYKERRAKLYVCEECGCTSESQEGHVLHLKEHHPDSPLLRKTSKKVAVALQNTVTSLLQGSPHL from the exons ATGCCTCGCGCGTTCCTGGTGAAGAAGCCGTGCGTCTCCACGTGCAAGAGGAACTGGAGCGAGCTCCCCGACGAGGAGCGCGGCGAGATCTACGTGCCAG TCAGCCTGGGCTTCTGTCCACCACAGCCGTACCGGGAGCCAGAACCCTCCGTGGCTGAACCCCCTTCCTGCCCCCTGGCTTTGAACATGAGCCTTCGAGACTCCAGCTACAGTGTGGCCCCTGCGCCCTGTGTGGTGGCCCAGCTGCCCTCTGAAGACATGGGCCACTTGACAGATCCCCAGAGCAGAGACCATGGCTTCCTGCGCACCAAGATGAAG GTGACCCTTGGGGACAGTCCCAGTGGAGACCTGTTCACCTGCCACATCTGCCAGAAGGCGTTCACCTACCAGCGCATGCTGAACCGCCACATGAAGTGTCACAACGACGTCAAGAGGCACCTCTGCACGTACTGCGGGAAGGGCTTCAACGACACCTTCGACCTCAAGAGACACGTCCGAACTCACACTG GCGTGCGGCCCTACAAGTGCAGCCTGTGTGACAAGGCCTTCACACAGCGCTGCTCTCTGGAGTCGCACCTCAAGAAGATCCACGGTGTGCAGCAGAAGTACGCGTACAAGGAGCGGCGGGCCAAGCTGTACGTGTGCGAGGAGTGCGGCTGCACGTCCGAGAGCCAGGAGGGCCACGTCCTGCACCTCAAGGAGCATCACCCTGACAGCCCACTGCTGCGCAAGACCTCCAAGAAGGTGGCCGTGGCCCTGCAGAACACCGTCACTTCCCTGCTGCAGGGCAGCCCCCACCTGTGA